The genomic interval ATACTTATCATAAAGTAtctattagcattagcatgacTATGAAGAAATATGTCGTTTTGTCTTACAATATTTTGAATGGTGCTCTGGACCACTTCAGGTCGTATCCTGCCTTTCAGATGGTTTCTTTCTTTCCGAGTCATTTTCTTCTTATTCTTGACGGAAGATGGCTTAGGAAGAAATGAAAAACGTCTTAATGATTGGCTTTTGACCAAAAAGTACACATCTATTCATGTATTGTACCTCTTCAGTGCGAGATCGCGGGTGTTGGAGCAAATGGAGCGGAGGTCCATCAGAATCCGAACTATTGGAACCGCTGGTCCTGCAAAAGTTCAGAAAAAGGAGAAAGTTGCATGATCAGGAAGTGAcggaaaatcaacagtaaatgactTGACAAAtcagctcattggctgccattgacggccaaagAAGTCCAAAATACCCATCTTGAATACAGTAAAATTAATCAGTAATGAAGTGTAATCACCATTCATCCATCGCATTCTGTATaattatgaattcaaaagtattTAGCGCACTAGCTAACAATGCTAGCTTAGCATTATATTTACCCCGATTCCAAATCGAAGACGGAGAAGTCGGTGTCCAAATCTTTGCCCAGTTCTCGGAATTCCTCTCGCAACAGAGCCGCTACTTCTCTCAGACAGTAAGTCACCTGAAATCACGCTGCCAAACTTTTAGCGAACGTATTAAGTTGAACGTAACGCCATATTTGTAGTTCTCTTACCTTGGTGGGGTCCGGATCACAAAAGTCGAGTAAGGTGTCGCAAAAGTAGAAACCCAAAGATTTAAGATCTTGCATACTTAAATGAGTTCCCTTCTTATCACCTGGTGAAAAATCAATTCACATTACAaagtcaaattaatttttttccctcatacaCCCTCTTAATTTCCCTTTTCCATCAAGAAATTAGGCTGTCAAAAAGCATaagaaataaaaacatatcTCTGACACTGATTgagttcagaaaaaaaaaataaactattttgtTCCCCTTATCCcagcactttttttcccttttccacctaaGAAATCGGGACGCCGTAAAAAGGTAAAACATcttgaataatatatatatatgtatactgtatatatacttatATTGGGTcatcaaaacaacaaaaacatgtcAAATCATGTCTCTAACACTgagtcaaaaacattttttttcaatttttttactgTATGTTTTTCGCTAATTCACCCGATTGTTTTCCCCTTTCCACCTTAAAAAACTATTACGCCAAAAAAgctagaaaaaaaatgtctataGACGTaaatgaggtaaaaaaaaattcaaagttattTACTGCATGTTTTCGTTCCTTCGctcgttttcccttttccacctgaaaaaaatctaggcgccaaaaaaaaagaaacacatttttatatctagatgagaccttttttttttttcaaattcttcaCTGCATGTTTTCCCTCCGCAACCCACTTCATTTCCTTTTTCACCTAAAAAATCCTGACACCAAAATTAgctctaaaaacgtgttttcagAACTACATGAGTTTTTCCTAAATTTTCTACTCCGTATCTTCCCTCTACCCACTCGctttcccttttccacctaaGAAATCGGGACgccaaaaaaaatcttgaaacaaatctttggcactaaatgagcaaagtttaattttgttgttgaaaatattTTCCCCTCATCCACCtcctcaatttttttcttttttccatctCAGATATTGGGTcatcaaaacaacaaaaacatgtcAAATCATGTCTCTAGCACTGATTgagttcaaatattttttacagtCTTCACTGCATGTTTTCCCTCCTTCACCCAATTGTTTTCCCTTTCCACCTAAAAATTCTTGACGCCAAAATGAGCtctggaaaaaataaataaataaatgagtcaattttttttctaattcttCACTGCATGTTTTCCCTCCACAACCAACttcttttcccttttccacccaAGATATTTGGACCCCCACACACATAAAAAGCTACAAAAACAAGTTTTTAGAAAAACATGTCAAAGAATTCCTCTCGGATCGAGCACTGATcgagtttttttcttcttctcttcaTTGCATATTTCCCTCCTTTATCCacttgttttcccttttccacctaaAAAATTGTGACGCCCCCCCCAAAAGAAGCTCTAAAAACAAGTTTTTAGAACAAAATGagtcaagtatttttttttctaaatcttTATTGCATATTTCCCTCCTTTATCCacttgttttcccttttccacctaaAAAATTGTAACGCCCCCCAAAAAAGCTCTAAAAACAAGTTTTTAGAACGAAATGagtcaagtatttttttccgaAATCTTTATTGCATATTCCCCTCCTTTATCCacttgttttcccttttccacctaaGATATCGGAACGCCCCCTTTACAAGctacaaaaacacattttaagagCTAAAtaagttttgtgtttttttaatgtgtttttcccactcatctaaactctttttttccccatttccaCCTAGAAATCACCGAAAAAAACTGTTGAAAACAGCTCAATTTTTATAGCGGATTGGATGCCAAGGAGGTAAGGGAAGCATACACACACAGCAACACATTAAAAATATGTCAACCAACCAAGTGTGGAACCTCCAAAGGAGGTCTCCATCGTGTAGCTGTTTTTGATGCCGAGCCTCCACATGGCCACTCGCCCGGTTCCCTCTTTGCTTTTCTGCACTTGGAATTTGCAGCTCCTGAAGGCAAACTAACAATCGGGAACGGAATTATACGCGCGTTCCGTTCAAATCTGACCAATATTTGCCAATAAACATTACCATGTTTTTGACATTCTTGCTCAGCATGAAAGGGAAAACTCGCTCCAGAAGTTTAGGCGCATCTTCGTCGCGGTTGTTGCAGCCGTACATGAAGACGTTGTTTTTACGGTTGTGGCCGTGGAAGTCGCAGTAGAGGATGACGTCGCTCTGCTTCATTAGTCTGGAGATGATAGACGTGACTAAAAGTTGCTTTCCCATCAGACTTAAAAAGGTAGAGCACTCACTTTTCCACCATGTTGCGAGTATGCCAGACGCAAGGGAAGGAATCCCGGAGCGTGGTCTTGTAATTTCTGTTGAGGTCTCTTCCGGCCAGAGAGCAGCGGTAATTGCCCACCACCACGCCGTCAGGGTTCAGCATTGGCACCACCTGAAAAATAATTTCCCATTTCTAACTCAAAAAATTGGGAGTATAAAAAAACACGTTGTAAAAAGATGTATTTAACAATGTATAAattggttttttgttgtttgtaatAATTCTACACTTTGCCCCCAGAGGAGCATAATGTAGGAGTTTATAATTTCCCATTTCTAACTCAAAAAATTGGGAGTATAAAAAAACACGTTGTAAAAAGATGTATTTAACAATGTATAAattggttttttgttgtttgtaatAATTCTACACTTTGCCCCCAGAGGAGCATAATGTAGGAGTttaatttcccccccccccccgccgctaATCCACACTCTTGGTTTCCCTTTTTCACCCAAGAAATTGGGTTGctgaaaaaaacatcttttccacagaatgagtttttttgttttcacaatTCAACATTGTGCTCCTATAGGAGCAGAGTATGGGAGcttcttattttttcccctcattcacACTCGTTTTCCTTTTTCCACCCAAGAAATTGAGGTGCCCAAAAACATTAAAGACAAAGAAAAACATCAATGGTATCATTGAGTTGAGATTTTCCTttttataatttcacatgtctcCCAGACGTTCCTTAATCTACCCTCTTGTTTTCCTTTTTCCACTCAAGAAATTGGGttgctgaaaaaacaaaaacatctttgcCACAAAATAAGTTTGTTTTCATAATTCAACATTGTGCTCCCATAGGAGCAGGGTATGGGAGcttcttattttttcccctcattcacACTCGTTTTCCTTTTTCCACCCAGGAAATTGAGGTGCCCAAAAAGATTAAAGACAAAGAAAGACATTAATGGCATCATTAATTGTGTTGAGATTTTCCTTTTTATATTTCCACATTGTCCCCAGAGGTTCCTTAATCTACCCTCTTGTTTTCCTTTTTCCACCCAAGAAATTGTGTTGctgaataaacaaaaacatccttgccacagaattttttttcttaattccaCATTGTTCTCCTATGGGAGCAGAGTATGGGAGCTTCATGTTTTCCCCTCATCCATGCTCGTTTTCCTTTTTCCACCCAAGAAATTGAGGTTCCCAAAAAACGTTAAAGACAAAGAAACACATCTGTAGTATGAGTTTGCTTTTTTAATTCCACACTTTGCCCCCAGAGGAGTATAGTGTGGCAGTTTATTATTTTTCCCCCAGCTACCCTCTTGTTTTCCTTTTTCCACCCAAGAAAGTGGGTTGCTGAAAAAAATGGGttgctgaagaaaaaaaaaaaaaaaaaacgtctttgtCACATAacaacttttttcccctccataATTCCACATTGTACTGCTACAGGAGCAGAGTATGGGAGCTACTCATTTTTCCACTCATTTCCTTTTTCCTCCCATGAAATTGAGGTGCCCAAAACATTAAAGACAAAGAATTAAAGACAAAGAAACACATCTTGGTATCATTGAATATGTTGAGAgatatttctttttataattACACATATTGCTATCGTGAGAGAGTTAATTATCCCTCATCTACCTTCTAGTTTTCCTTTTTCCACCCAAGAAATTGAGTttcctataaaaaaaaaaaaattaaagacaaAGAAACACATTTTTTCATTACAAATTGTGCTCCCATAGCAGCAGAGTGTGGGAGCGTCCTATTTTCTCCTCATCcaccctttttttttccttttaccaCCCAAGACATTGAAGCGCCCGAAAAACATTAAagacaaaaaacatgtttgggaTCTTTAAATCAGTGGAGGTTTTCCTCATTCCACATTTTGCCTCCATTAAAGCAAAGTTTGAATTTTCTTTCCCTCCTCCATTCTCATTTGCCCGTTTCCACCTAAGAAATCACAcatcaaaaaaatattaagaaaaaaaaacacatctttgtcACTGAATGAGATAAGAGTTCAGTTTgtctaattattacattttgctCCAATCGGAGTGTGTTTCCTTTCTCTCATCCACTcatgttttcccttttccaacTAAAAAATAAAGCCCTGAAAAACATGGAAGACAAGCAAAAACATCTTTGCCTTTTATAATTTAAGCTTTATTTTCCCAATTCTACATTTCGCGCCCATCGAAGCAAAGAATGCGTTTGTGTTTTATTCCCCCCATCCACtcattttcccttttccacttcagatatttggaaaaaaaacattttaaaaaatggaaaatacaTTCAATGGCAAGTATGTgtcaactttttcttttttctaatgCTCATCCACCCATCCACCTTCttcttttcccttttccacccaAGAAATATAATTCATCACCCTGTTCCATTCAAACCTTTCTCACCTTGAAAACAAAAGTGTCTCGCAGCAGCTGTGCATCATCCGAGTCCCCCAACAGGAAGTCCAAGAACCCTTCCATCAACCAGGACGCGTTAGTTTCTCCCGGGTGCACCCGAGCCGTCACCACCACGGCCCTCTTGGTTTTGCTTTCCTCCTCTCGATCTCCGGCCCGAGACGTCACCGTCAGAACGTAGACGGCGTTACCGGCCAAACTGTAGCACAGCACCCGGACGGTGCAGTAGGACACCACTGCCGGGTTGGAGGAAATGTGCCTGAGATAGCTCTGGAGGTGCGAATATGTGTATGGGTAGCAGTGGGCAAGGTAGCATGTGTCTGATTCATAGGGGAACTGGAGCGTCCATGTGAGGGAGTACAGAGTTTTGGAGTCGGAATCCTTTGAATTCTGAAATGAAAGGGACACGCTCAGTCAGATACAGTCATGGATCAAATTACTAGCACCACCTGGAATTTTTGCCGCCCGAGAATGAAGGCAATTACGGTATTTTGAAGCTATAAGTCACGTTTATTTTTTCACTCTTTGCCCAGTTAAAGGTGGttcaattatttattcatttcattaaaaaacaatttagaTAAATGTCTTATTTTAGTATGTAATTATAATAACAAAAAGTGTATATAATAGAGGTGGGAAGGTCTGGGTagctcatgatacgatacgatacaatatgcgatacaaggctcacgataacgatgatctcacgacaaTTATAGAATTCATGGTAGATTCTAAGATGGCGAGCTGACCAGGTCCTGCTGGAGCAAAGCATCCccgaaccatgacacttccaaactccatgcttcacagttagcCTGAGGTTCTATTCCTGGAAGGCTGTACTGgggttacgccaaacatgtcctctgttatgGTGTCCAAAATACACATCCTAAAATACattttcccacatggcaaaatccattttgccacatacccccaaaaaatgccaaatggcaaaaaaaaaaaaaaaaaaaaaaaaaaaaaaagccacatgacaaaatccattttgacacatggcaaaaaaaatgccacatgaaaaaaagccacatgccaatatacattttgccacagggcaaaagatggcacttggcaaaatcaattttggcacataccaaaaaaatccacattttaccacatacccaaaaattttacatccccaaaaatgccacatgccaaaatccattttgccacatacttaaaaaaatgtcacatggcaaaaaataccaaatgccaaaatcaattttgccacataccaaagaaaatgccacacggcaaaaaaaggccacatgccaaaatcaattttgccacatggcaaaaaaatgccacatgaaaaaaagccacatgccaaaatacattttgccacagggcaaaaaatggcacttggcaaaatcaattttggcacataccaaaaaaatccacatacccaaaaaatgccacatgtcaaaatacattttgccacatgccaaaatacatttgaccacatacccaaaaattttacatccccaaaaatgccacatgccaacatccattttgccacatacttaaaaaaaggccacatggcaaaaaataccaAATGCCAAAATCaagtttgccacataccaaagaaaatgccacatggcaaaaaaaggccacatgccaaaatccattttgccacataccaaaaaaatgccacatccccaaaaaatgccacatgccaaaatccattttgccacatacaaaaaaatgccacatgaaaaaaaaaaagccaaattccttttttttttcattttccatgctgcttttcctcatgagggtcgtggaggtgctggagccaatcccagctaactatgggcagaaggcagggtacaccctgaaatgGTAGCCAGCCAGtcccacaaggcaaaaaaaaaaaaaaaacccaaatggcaaaatccattttgccacataccaaagaaataccacatgccaaaataataaggtaatcgaatcgaatcgtgagggcagtgccgatgcacacctctactactaagccttataatgcggtgctactctaatgcgacttatagtctcagTACCAATCATTGTGTCCATGACCGTTAAAACCACCGACCTGACTGCGGTAGTACGTGATGTTGGAGCCGGTCCGTATCCACCCGACGGCCGTTTCTTCTGCGGCTCTCTCGGAGTAGAGCAGGGGTTTCATCCCTTGCGAGTAGAGGCTGCGGCGCTTCATCAAGTTGACGATGGTGAGGCGGTAGCTCACCTCGGCTTTCATGTTCCGCACGCGGAAGTAGAACCACTGCGTGTGTTTGCTGGTGTACATGTCGGTGCGCAGGGTGAGTTCGTATTCGTGCGGACCGCTGAGGAAGCGGGGAAAAAGGGTCGGGTGAGGAAACCAGAGGGCGGGAAAGGAGGGGAACGCTTACACTTGCACGGCTTTCTGAAGGTTTCCGCTCTCAAATCGGGATTCGAACTCGAGGGAGAGGTCCTTCTGGTCGGCGTCGTTAGGGGAGGTGGATATCCGCGAGCCTCCCACACGAGAGCAGGTGAAGTAGGGACACTTGTCTCCTACCGAGCAAGAAAAAATAAGTTGGCTTATACGTCAAAGGTAGCCAGTTAGATCATTTATAAAATGACACTGAAAGATGTTAGAACAGTAGGAAGGGTTGTTTTCTTAGTTCAAGTGTTTTAAGTGATAATATGACAAAGCTTTTTTTGTCCAATCCCAACCTCTTTGTTTTTTCCCTCATCCACTCGCTTTATTTCCCTTTTCCATTGACAAAATAGAGTTAGCTAGCACaaaaaaacaagatgaaaatcgAGTCTCTAGGAGTAATTGGGTTAtaataagttgtttttttcctaattCCACACTATCCTCCCTCCCCCATCTACCTACTTGTTTTTCCCTTTTCCGCCAACTAAATTGGGACACCGTAAAAGAAATCCAACATCCTGCACTAAGTTCTTTATTTTCCTAATTAAAAGTATATGTTTTGATTTCTTCCTCATCCAACCTCCTGTTCCCCCTTTTTCACCCATGAAATCAGGacaccaaaacaaaaaataaagcttTAAAAACAAGTCTCTGGCACTATTGGAGTTCATTTTTTGTAATTCGAAACTTTAGACTTTTCCCTCCTCCAAATTCATGCTTTCCCTTTTCCACCTGTGAAATCAGAACacctacaaaaaaataaagctttcTAAATCTTTGGCACTAATTCTTTAGTTccctaattaaaaatattttgatttttttcccctcatccgACATcctgttttcccttttccatctAAGAAATCGGGATGCCAGAACAGAAACAGTCATGCTCTAATAAGTCTTTGGCAGTAGttaagttcttttttttttttaattcaaagctTTGCTTTGattttctccctcctccaagcccgttttcccttttccacctaTTAAATCAGGACACCCAAAacccacaaacaaacaaaaatgaagcTCTAAAAACAAGTGTTTGgcacaaattaatttttttcccctccaattcaaaacattttgagttttCCCTCATtcatccttttttttccctttttcatcTAAGAAATCAGGATGACGGAATAGAAAAAAGTAATGCTCTAAAAACACGTCTTTGGCACTAATtgagatattttttttcctaattcaaagctttgttttgattttctCCCTCCCccaagctttttttccccttttctaCCTATGAAAtcaggaccccccccccccccaaaaaaaaaataaaaataaaaaataaaaataaaaaatgaagctCTCAAAGCAAGTCTTTGGCATAAAACTGGATCCCGGAACAGAAACAGTCCCGCATTAATAGCAAGTCTTGGGCACTgattgagttcatttttttttcccaattcaaagctttgtttttatttttttccctcctccaagcccttgttttcccttttctaCCTATAAAATCAGGACacctgaaacaaaacaaaacaaaatgaagcTCTATAAACAAGTCTTTGGCACTGATTAAGTCCTCCCCCTCCCAATTCAACAGATTTTGAGTTTTCCCTCATCCAACATCCTGTTTTCCCGTTTCCATCTAAGAAATAAGGATGTCGGAACAGAAAAAAGAATACCTctataaataagtatttgacactaattgatttcatttttcattttttcctccaagcCGGCTTTCCCTTTTCCACCTCTAAAATcaggacacccccccccccccaaaaaaaaaaaaaaaaagtaaaaatgaagTTCTGGAAACAAGTCTTTGGCACTAATTAAGTCCCCCCCCGCACCCCACCCCCAATTCAAAACCTTTTGAGTTTTCTCTCAGCCAACATCCTGATTTCTCTTTTCCATCTAAGAAATCAGGATGACGGAACAGAAGAAGCTCTGAAAACAAGTCTTTCGCACTGAttaagttcatttttttttctaattcaaagctttgttttgactttctccctcctccaagcCCGTTTTCCCTTCTCCAACTATGAAATCAGGACatccaaaacaaaataaacaaacGAAGCTCTCAAAACAAGTCTTTTGTACAAATTAAGTTTTTCTTCCCCCTCAATTTAAAACACTTTTAGTTTTCCCTCATCCGACATcctgttttcccttttccatctAAGAAATCCAGATGCCGGAACAGAAGAAGTAATGCTCTAAAAACAAGTCTTTGGcactaattgatttttttctaattcaaatctttgttttgttttttttccctcctccaagtctgttttcccttttccacctaTGAAATGAAGAcaccaaaaacacaaacaaaagaaTGAAGCTCTATAAACAAGTCTTTagcattaagttttttttttttttttttttttaccaattcaaGACATTTTGAGTTTTCCGTCATCCAACACCCTGTTTTCCCGTTTCCATCTAAGAAATAAGGATGTCAGAACAGAAAAACGAATACCtctaaaaataagtatttgacactaattgatttca from Corythoichthys intestinalis isolate RoL2023-P3 chromosome 5, ASM3026506v1, whole genome shotgun sequence carries:
- the agbl2 gene encoding cytosolic carboxypeptidase 2, giving the protein MAGPVIRNWWHTYQLDKSDINDSNKEEDKDDLAEKRQLSISQTLRTRQLRVDFDGNRPVLSLRAPLDLVQFPSISGPRWPVECEVVSNAIHHIEWKPPKPEPLYHPTGHEKTPFSQADESRTLQTTQVVYCIDQGDKCPYFTCSRVGGSRISTSPNDADQKDLSLEFESRFESGNLQKAVQVGPHEYELTLRTDMYTSKHTQWFYFRVRNMKAEVSYRLTIVNLMKRRSLYSQGMKPLLYSERAAEETAVGWIRTGSNITYYRSQNSKDSDSKTLYSLTWTLQFPYESDTCYLAHCYPYTYSHLQSYLRHISSNPAVVSYCTVRVLCYSLAGNAVYVLTVTSRAGDREEESKTKRAVVVTARVHPGETNASWLMEGFLDFLLGDSDDAQLLRDTFVFKVVPMLNPDGVVVGNYRCSLAGRDLNRNYKTTLRDSFPCVWHTRNMVEKLMKQSDVILYCDFHGHNRKNNVFMYGCNNRDEDAPKLLERVFPFMLSKNVKNMFAFRSCKFQVQKSKEGTGRVAMWRLGIKNSYTMETSFGGSTLGDKKGTHLSMQDLKSLGFYFCDTLLDFCDPDPTKVTYCLREVAALLREEFRELGKDLDTDFSVFDLESGTSGSNSSDSDGPPLHLLQHPRSRTEEPSSVKNKKKMTRKERNHLKGRIRPEVVQSTIQNIEPDFPTERVNPERPLPQHKRNGQVNIPERKSVSPARNPVNGGISHVSLWEGFQEDCREDARTDVDARRKKRPGSNLLPPREQEDRSHWSYTSKLLHLSALLQRPPKLHPKAQQQLQQLHHHQLQQHQHFYTHPHLQQRYYRHNRYNLLHRQLQQQQQQQLQQQQQQPPLKQHQYFNHHLHHEQFGLDHLQDESPLLPQPLPQPQPQQHHHQQNCVPRPLPVTTPTTTSSASSQRPTFDLIPPRQHSSNMVNGHDGQRERIPYVAPNRYYAPQDQTSVPTESSNNNRWEGSSHGHFSEVALLKHLPFREINRRDLLSEICGKKPMSHPHFLMPVIRYTEPQGHRLSVLPTEDKGAKTVLPPVVKRSTSAEWQHR